Within the Chrysemys picta bellii isolate R12L10 chromosome 17, ASM1138683v2, whole genome shotgun sequence genome, the region catggggggctggggggtgcagggggagggggcgctgagGGGTACAGGGGGGCTGGGTTGGTGCAGGGGGTGAATGAGGGGGGTATATTGGAAATAACCCCTCCCCGGTTCCCCCTTGCTGGCGGCTGGGGCGGGAGCGCAggtccggttctgggactggatCCTCCCTCTGGAACGTCctgtctctgccccccgcccccccagcccggagcccgcggctcagcccagccccagcgTCAGACGCAGCCGGGCTCCGGTCCGGGCTGCAGGCAGAGCTCGCCGCGGGCCCGCGCCCCCGGGGGCAGAAACGCCAGGCCGGGCCGCAGCGTCCTGCCCGTGCTCCCCCGCAGCCGCCCCGCCGCGCCCCGGGGATGGGGCCGGGAAGCCGGTGGCTGCTGGGGGCCGCCCTGCTGTGCTGGGGAGCCCGCTGCCAGGTaagggcccggcccggcccggcccggcccgcccgcTGCCCTGCGTGGACGGGGCGCCCGCCGGGAGCTGCGGAGCCCTGTGCccagcgcccccggccgggctggggagcggagcggagcgggggGCAGCGCCCTGCCCCGGGCCGGTTTGTGGCCGGCTCCCCCCTGCGTCCTGCCAGCTGCTGGGTCGGGGGGAGCGGCCTGCCCCGGCCTTTCCCAGCCTGGCCAACTGCTCGGCTCACCGGGCACCTGCTGCCCCGCGGCCCCCCAGGTCCCGGCTCGCTCTGAGCCCGCGGCAGACGGGGCGGGCCCGCTTTGAAGAGGCCGCGGTTCCCCGGGTACATGGGGCTAAGGCCCCTCCGCCGGGGGGCGCCCCCGATGCTACTGTCCGGCCGCGCCgctgagccaggccctgctcgggggccgcgcccggcccggctccgagGGACACGGTCCCGCAGGCGGCAGAGCCCCCCCCGCAGTCTGCTTCAGCCCCccggatccagccccctcccctcagcctgctccagcccccccccccgatccagccccctccccacaacctgctccagcccccccggatccagccccctcccctcagcctgctccagccccccccccggatccagccccctccccgcaacctgctccagccccccggatccactcccctccccgcaacctgctccagccccccggatccactcccccccccccgcaacctgctccagccccccggatccagccccctccccgcaacctgctccagccccccggatccactcccccccccacaacctgctccagccccccggaTCCAGCCACCCCCccgcagcctgctccagccccccggatccagccccccccccgcagcctgctccagcccccccggGTCCAGCCCCCTCCTCGCAGCCTGCTCCCGCCGCCGGCATGTGGCGCGTCCCTCCCCCGGGTGCGGGGCCCATGGGACTCATCCGGGGCTTCCCGCTCCAGCTACaccggccccgccggcgcccccgTGTCCTCCCTTCCCTGCGCTCCCGGCGCTGGCCCAGAGCCCCCACTCCCGGAGGTGCGGGGCGtgtgtgaccccctccccccgaagcCCGATGTCCCGCGGGTTCAGGTGAGcggctccccctcccaccctgagtCCTGGCTCTGGGGCACATGCTCAGatgcccccctcccctgaccGCAGCCCGGCTGCCTTTAAACCCGCGTCCCTGCCCCCTCGGGATGCTTCGGAGacgcagacccccccccccccagtctgggtTATAACGCCGCcagtccccccgccccagctagGCGGGACGAGCTTGGTACATTGAGATCATTAAAGCTTCCTTGGCCCGTTAgcggtgagggaggggggggggggagaggggaatggttggtgggatggggagaggtgagtatgggggaggggtggtattggggaggagggggaggaggtcgtatgtgtgggagggtgggtggggtgtTCGTGAGGAGAGGGTCAGTGggtggtgtgtgtgggagggtggtgTGGTGTGagtggtgtgtggggggtgagggagggagtggggtgtttgtgagggggaggggtgagtgtgggggagggggtggtattgggggcagagggaggttttatgtgtgggagggtggggtgtTTGTGAGGGGAGGGTCAGTGGGTGGTGTGGTGTGAGTGGGGGGTGTTTGTGAGGGGGAGGATGGGGTGAGGGATGGGTTGGGGTGTTTGTGAGGGGGAGGGTGTTGTggtgtgaggggagagggagtgggtgatgtttgtgtgggggggtggcgggTAGCCCCAGTCTTCTGCCCCATTCCCACTCTGCTAACCCCCGCGCCCCGAGTCTTCCTCGCTTCTTGTCCTGATCTGTtgctgccaccccccaccccagaggtggctgctctTCGGTGCAGCGGGATAGGCCGGGGAGTCCTGTTTGTAGCAATCGGGCCCTCTGGGAAGAGGCCACTGGGGCCGCCTGGTCTGGGGTTAGAACCCAGGACCCCAAGTCAGGCGCTTCCGCGTCTGCCCGCTGCTCTGAGTGACCCCCAAGGCCCCAGGCTGGGCACCCACCTGCTCTCATGGAGCTGGGGCGCCCTCTGGTGGCTGACTGGGAACAGCAGGCCCCCGAGTTTTCACCATGAcccctctgggtgctgccccttggCCTCTCCCTCGCCCAGGGTTTCTCTGCTGGTGGCagagcctggggctgcagccgggagggGTAGAAGCCATAcacgccccgccccccacatcccATGCCAGGAGCCAGGGCACAGGGAGCTAAGGGACCAGCCGCCTTAACTCTGACCCCTGGGGCACCATCTAGCGATGGAGGGGGGCAGCCCTCTGCTTGCCCCCTCCAGAGCTGGAAAGTGGGATAACTAGGGGGTGAAggtgagggaggggcaggggctagagcagtggttcccaaactgggggttgtgaacCCTTGGGCGTTTGCAaaacgttacagggggttctcgggggaaaaaaaccctaatggcggacagagctgtccctagggaccccgggcagcccggagcccctggacttccaagagctgagcagatcaaagcaagcatcgctatcacactgaggagactGAAACTTCAAGTCTCCTTATAAGacatggaaagggaggtggatattttttgctgtttttaaaatgaaataggcagctaggattgtttttaCAATTATTACCAAGAACAAGTtttgtgcgttgtttgcctggactgccaAGACCCGAATGCGTGTGTAGGAGGActtctgagttggcttcttaactCCCTATCTCCTGTTTCACATCCGATGCTCCTTGAGGAAacctaggagccttgtcttagacCAGGCTTATTCCGCTGATACGAGCTAGGAAAGTGAGAGCTTGGAAGAGTGTCGCCGTTTTCATCATGTAATAAATATACTGTCATGATACATAATCATTCATAATAGCGTGTAATAAACATGTCATAAAAccaaatgttatatttccaagatcacggcTTTTATCATTTGTCAGGTACAGGAGacaatccctggaaatattcatttttaggagggggttcgtgagacttggcTGTGATGAGGGGGGAactaggggcgggggcagggactggggggccggagctgggggtggctgtggtggtggtggggagccagggctggggcgaTGGGGACAGGGACTAGGGGGGCCGGAGCTGGGGGAGGCTGGTTTCTAACGGGTCTGTTGTGTTTCAGGTGGCGCCCCCGCTAGGCCGGACAGCAGCAGGTGAGTGTCCCGGCCCCTCGGCTGTAGCTGTTGGCTCCCACCTGGTCCCAGGTCTGCTGCCCCCCGCACTCAGAGTGCCCTGGGAAGGGGCAGCAAgactgggggagcagaggggatggaggagaaAGACCCGTGAGAGggtttggggaggggcaggggacttGGGGTCCAGGGTGAGGGGGTTGAgacggggcagggggtggggggctggaggaggagagggcagcGGTGTGGGGTTTTGAGGACGGTCTGGGAGAGGACAGGACAGTGGTGGGGGGTTTTGAGGATgggctgggggtggtggaggaCAGGGCAGTGCTGAGGTtttgaggaggggcagagggagggcagggcaggggggggttgaggtggggctggggatgaggggtggaggaggatggggcagtggtggtgggggttgaggacgggttggggtgggggaggatagGGCAGTGCTGGGGTTTTGAGGACGGTCTGGGAGAGGACAGGGCAGTGGTGGGGGTTTTTgagaaggggctgggggaggacagGGCAATACTGGGGTtttgaggaggggcagggggaggacagggcagtgggggggtggggaggggctgagggcaagcgggaggtgggagaggggcccTGTGGCTCGGCGGGGGAAGGCCGAGTTGCAGCCCAGTGCTGGtaatccccccccctccccgcagtggTCCCCTTCGAGGAGGTGTGGAGCCGCAGTTACTGCCGCGCCCTGGAGACCCTGGTGGACGTGCTGGGCGAGTTCCCCCACGAGGCTGAGCACGTGTTCAAGCCGTCCTGTGTCCCGCTGCGGCGCTGCGCTGGCTGCTGCGGGGACGAGGACCTGGAGTGTGTCCCGGTGGAGACCCGCCCCGTGGCCATGCAGGtgggcccgggggtgggggtgtgacaatgcggttctggcggaccccaactgagagtgccaactcaggacaaattgctcaaatagggcagttacagcccaaggctggggtttttccacctctaaggcaaaccaaaccagccagactaagacttcggtctcaccccactggctaaccgcaagtctcacaagcaatctccttagacactccagttacccagtattaccaccagtgccacacgttatggggacaaatggttataaaaaccaataccccagtaaaagaaaacggttctcccgatcccaaaggaccaagccccagacccaggtcaatgtacaagtcagaccttacccacaaatcacgctactgccaatcctttagaatctaaaatctaaaggtttattcataaaaggaaaaagatagagatgagagttagaattggttaaatggaatcaattacgtacagcaatggcaaagttcttggttcaggcttgcagcagcgatggaataaactgcaggttcaaatcaagtctctggaatacatcccccgctgggatgggtcctcagtcctttgttcagagcttcagtttgtagcaaagtccctccagaggtaagaagcaggattgaagacaagatggagatcaggcatcagccttatatagtcttttccaggtgtaagaacacctctttgttcttactgtggaaatttacagcaaaaatggagtctggagtcacgtgggccagtccctgcatactttgctgaggtacaaggcgtatctgccttctctcaatgggtccattgtatagctgatggtccttaatgggccatcaagcaggctaggcagagctaatctcagcttgtctgggatgtcacccagaagcatagcataagtttgccatacagacagtatagagccaatattcataacttcgactacaaaactgatacatacatatagacagcataatcataaccagtaaaccataaccttgtcctagacaccccatttgaccccctttatacaagatttgggtgccactacaggaccttggttgcaacaatgatctatatggtcccagtttatgtcaataacgtcacaggggggCACTCCGACCCCCGCGTGGGGCTGTGGCTGGCAAACCGCCCCCTGTTTCTGCCCCGGCCCCAGGGGGAGCGCCGGCCCCCAGTGCTGACGGGAGACCTTGGCTCTGCCAGGCCGCCCATCTAGCCCGGCATCCCGCCTCCTGAGGTGGCTGGTCCCAGCTGCCTTAGGGGAGGGTCCAACCCCCCGATGGTTAACTCTGgccggggctggagggaggggacgggggcGGCTCGTCCTCTGACCCCGGGGAGTGGAAGCGGCTGTTCCCTGGGCCGGAGACACGTCGGGGCAGCTCTGAGACCTTGTGGCGGTGAGTCCTACAGGCGGCCGGTGCCCTAGCGGGGTCCGGGATGTACGATCGTGGGGCCGCGGGCAGGCTGCGTCCCATGGGGCGGGACAGCACTTTCCCcaccagcccccggctcctgccctggGCACCGGCTTCCCTCCCACTTGGCCAGCtggtgccccccccctcccccgccgggtcAGTGCTTGGCCTTGCTGTTGCCCGGGAGAACCGAGCTTGGCCAGTGGCGCGGCGGCCCGGGGGGGtggcatggggggtggggtgggggggggagggggctgggtacCAATGAGCTGCATCCTCCCGCCAGGTCGTCCGCCTCAGCCCGATCCAGGGGAAGAGTCAGCAGGAGGAGATGCGGTTCACTGAGCACAGCCGCTGCGCCTGCAGGTGAGGGGGCACGGCCGGTgcatgcaggtgtgtgtgtgtgtgggggggtacggCCGGCGCAtgcaggtgaggtggggttaCAGCCGGCccgtgcaggtggggggggggttacggCCGGCCCATGCAGGTGAGGGGGCACGGCCGGTgcatgcaggtgtgtgtgtgtggggggggggtacggCCGGCGCAtgcaggtgaggggggggggtaCGGCCGGCCCGTGCAGGTGAGGGCGGGGGAGCCTGTGGCCGGGTACAAGCATAGGTGGAACATAGGTGGATGGCGGGGGGTGCAGCTTGTGAGGGGTAGGGGCACGTGGCTGGTGcgtgcttggagcagggggttggactatgtgaccccctgaggtctcttccaaccctgatcttctatgtctgggggaggggatagTGTGGCCGGGGGGGGGCGGTACATGTGCTGGGGGCGGGTTGTGGCCAGTGCGGGGGACGCTGGCCTGTGGGTGTAGAGGGAAGCTGCGCTGTTCATTCAGCCCGGCCAGGGACTCGCTGTTGGTTCCCAGactggccctgagcccccccacagctcAGTCGGGGTCCCAGCCCCAGGACCCCGGGGTGGGGGTTCCATACcctgcgcacccccccccccccacagcgagACACGTCCCTGgctgagctctgccccccccccagcccccttaccagcGTGTCTCTGCTTTCAGGCCTCGGAGGAAACGATTGAAAAGCGAGAGGTAGGTGCTGGCCTGGGGTGGGAGAgcctgggggccgggggggggggctccctgggggcGCAGGGGGTTCCTTGTGGGGGCTGGAGAGGGAAATGGGGGGCTCCCTGTGGTGCACGGCGTTCATTGGGGGCTGCATAGGGAAGCGGGGGTGGTTCCTtgcggggctggggagggaagcagggggaCTGGGTTCTCTGGTGATGGGAAGGTTCCCTAGAAAATTTGAAGTATTGGGAAAGACGCCTAGtcacagtggggggaggggagagatggacAGACACGGTGAGCACAAGTCAGAAggtgaggggggggcgggaagagatccccctccccccaccccccgctttaGCATGGCCAGGGGCTCTGGCGCAGGTCTGGGACCTCAGGGCTTTGGCTGGTGCCAAATGGGTGCTGTGATCTgtaggtgtggggtgcagggtgccatCCCCCCTCTGGGCCCAGAGTTCCCTGGGCTGGTGCCCCaaacctggggggtggggcacggCAGAGCTGCAGGATGCGGGGTGAGGGAAGGGAGCccttggagcagggcagggggcctgGCATGCAGAgagtaaccccccccccacctcttccagAGACAGCAAGAGAGGATCCAGGAGGAGACCTCGGGAGCCGGGTcctgtgcccctccccacccccctgtaTGTACACACCAGGGCATGGGGGACagaggggctggtgtggggggcaatggtgtgGGCCCCTTGGAATGCAGCGGCTGCTGGgagttgtggggaggggcagagactgCTGTGGTCCCAGGGGGGTTGGGCTCCAGCCCCCATGGGCCTCGCCCACTCTCCCTCCCATGGTGCCTGGCCTGCGCAGGGGGACACCAGCCGAGGCACCCAGCCGCTCTCCCTGGGCCCTGTGCTCTGGGGCTCTCCGGGTGAGTCCCAGCCAGCTCGGGAATCGGGGTGCGCAGATCCGCAGAGAGGGGCGCTGTTTCTCCAATGGGGGTTGGGCACAGCGCAGGGGTGGGCGATGGACCCCAGGGAGGCTCTGTCCTAGtcactccgccctcccctcgccccTCCAGTCCGGTTCTGCTGCGTGAGGCCGTTGTGTGTGTTCCCTCCACAGGTGCCAGCCCCTGTCCCAGAGGGAGCCGAGGCCAAGACCCGGGGTGAAGGAACCGGTCCTGCCCCCAGGTGGGGGTCCAGGATGCAGCCCCCAAAGCAGACTGGAGCTGGGACCAGCTCCAGCACCCAGTGAACGAACCCACGTGcagcacccaggctggggggctggtAACCCCACATGAAAGGGGCAAGGAGCGATGCCTctagggcagtggggggaggggactcgCTCTTAAGAGGCTGCTCTTCCAGGGGGGTCTGCCAGGGCGGCCAGGGGCTCCCAGGTTGACGTCAGGGGTAGGCAGGGGCTGAAGGCGGCTGGATGGGGAATTGAGGACCTGAACTTCTGGCAAAGGGAGCTtcaggccaggtgccccagagccaGGAGCGGATAGTGGGTAGATGGGGTCCCCTTTCCAGCGATGGGAGCCCAggagccagccccctcccccccgatagGACCCAGGTCCCCCTGGATGGGAGCAGGAGCCGCCCGTAGCGAGATGCTCTGGGCAGCGCGTTCCTGGGCCACGTCTGCTCAACTCCTGAGCCGGTGAGTTCCGCAGGGCTGCGACGCCCGGCCTGGCCTCCCCGGTTCTGAGGCTGCAGAGAGCTCGTGTATAACCCATGCACAGATACTAAACCCACAATAAA harbors:
- the LOC101941746 gene encoding snake venom vascular endothelial growth factor toxin ICPP-like, which gives rise to MGPGSRWLLGAALLCWGARCQVAPPLGRTAAVVPFEEVWSRSYCRALETLVDVLGEFPHEAEHVFKPSCVPLRRCAGCCGDEDLECVPVETRPVAMQVVRLSPIQGKSQQEEMRFTEHSRCACRPRRKRLKSERDSKRGSRRRPREPGPVPLPTPLCQPLSQREPRPRPGVKEPVLPPGGGPGCSPQSRLELGPAPAPSERTHVQHPGWGAGNPT